Sequence from the Penaeus chinensis breed Huanghai No. 1 chromosome 5, ASM1920278v2, whole genome shotgun sequence genome:
TCTTGTcatataggataaaaaaaaaaaaagtattcgtgtgtgtttgcgtctgtttgCACGCGTTCGGGTGTACATACAATTGACGTATTTTATGACGTACAAGACGAATATATTACATTAAAATCGTCAGAAACAATGTAACACTTGTATGTCCACTATAACAAGGTATGCCTGACTGTCCGTGAGTATCAATTGTCCTAAAATACGACAGACTAGATAAGATTGACATAATTATGACTGTTTTGTAGATATTAGAGTTACGTCACATTACAAAATTAGTTTACTGGAGGAACATTCAGGTATTATACTAGTTTATAAAACCTCTATCGCAACTATTCCTATGAATTGGGTTCCTTCAATTGCTTATGTTCGGTAAATCAACAACGTGATTATACCCGGAAAATATAAGCATTTATACGAAAAAGAAATTACTTTTTCATGTAACTGGTAAAACTGCAGGTCCATTTATATACTGTGccttaagtataataatgataacgacggaGTCTTTTGTTGTACAGGCATCTTAACAAAAGTGCACTGAATTTTGTCATCCTAATTATCTTCATAGTTTCGTATTATGCTGTAACATGTACTTTTTACTGCTTAACACAGAATTACGGTGGGCAAACAGCTAACATTCCTGGTTTGGTAATTTACGCTAACGGTTTCTTGTTAGTACCACTTATGTAAACAGTATGGATATttgtttaatctatttattctAAATGGGTTATACTCTAAATATCAGTGAATTATGCAAGAATGTATTTAAACACCTGcaagtatacacataaacacaaatacacttacacatatacgcacatgcatacacacaaacacacacacacacacacacatacacacttagctACCTATGTGTATTTGTTCCCATTTCAAAGATACAGAAGCTTAACGTCCTGGAGGTTCCTTATCAAGAACCTTTATTTGAATTTTCCTGTAGACTCGGTTATTGAAAGTTCTGCCTGCACAACTAACAGGGTTTATTACCTATAAACTATCACATTACGTTCCTGTGTATGCCGTGATACTATTAATGAAAAGTCTTAAAACAGGTGAAAATGTAATACATCACGCACTATTATTCCCAATTACCATTGTATAATACGGCCAGTTATAAAGTCCGTCAGTAGATATAAATCAAAACCGTGTACACATAAAGGATGGGTCGTTAGCCACACTTCAAATTTCCCAATTACGTTATCAGTAGCCAATCTGAGCTACTGATAATGTAATAGATTCGTCTTGTACTATCTTCAAAATAGGATGATAATATTACAGCCAAGAACGATGTTTATCAGCTATGACGTAATGCCATGTTTCACGTTACAGACCCCCAGATTTTGGGAAGGCACCCTACTAGCATTAAGAACGTGTTAAACTTGGACTTTTTCCGCATTGTTTTTTTCCCGCTGGCACCAAGGAAATTGTCATCTTTTTGGCGTGCGCAGACACTAGCGAGAACCACGGGACCTGTCCTGTGAAAGTTCGTAAAcattgtgtattcatacacacacacacacacgacacacacacacacacacgacacacacacacacactacacacacacacacacacacacacacactacacacacacacacaacacacacacacacacacactcacacacacacacaaacacacacacacacacacacacacacacacatataatatatatatatataatatatatatatatatatataatatatatatatataatatatatatatataatatatatatatataatatatatatatatatataatatatatatatatatatataatatatatatatataatatatatatatatataatatatatatatatatatatataatatatatatatatatataatatatatatatatataatatatatatatatatatatatatataatatatatatatataatatatatatatataatatatatatatatataatatatatatatataatatatatatatataatatatatatatataatatatatatatatatatataatatatatatatatatatataatatatatatatataatatatatatatataatatatatatatataatatatatatatataatatatatatatatataatatatatatatatatatatatatataatatatatatatataatatatatatatataatatatatatatatatatatataatatatatatatatatatataatatatatatatatatatatatatatatatatataatatatatatatatataatatatatatatatataatatatatatatataatatatatatatataatatatatatatataatatatatatatataatatatatatatatataatatatatatatataatatatatatatataatatatatatatatatatatataatatatatatatataatatatatatatataatatatatatatataatatatatatatatatatataatatatatatatataatatatatatatataatatatatatatataatatatatatatataatatatatatatatataatatatatatatataatatatatatatatatatatataatatatatatatataatatatatatatatatatatataatatatatatatataatatatatatatatatataatatatatatatataatatatatatatataatatatatatatataatatatatatatataatatatatatatataatatatatatatataatatatatatatataatatatatatatataatatatatatatataatatatatatatataatatatatatatataatatatatatatataatatatatatatataatatatatatatataatatatatatatatataatatatatatatataatatatatatatataatatatatatatataatatatatatatataatatatatatatataatatatatatatataatatatatatatatataatatatatatatataatatatatatatataatatatatatatataatatatatatatataatatatatatatatataatatatatatatatataatatatatatatataatatatatatatataatatatatatatataatatatatatatataatatatatatatatatataatatatatatatatatatatatatatatataatatatatatatatatgcagagagagagagagagaagagagagagagagagagaggagagagagagagagagagtgagagagagagagagagagagagagagagagagagagagagagagagagagagagagagagagagagagagagagagagagagagagagaggaagagagagaaagataacaaaatatatgACCAGTGTAAAACGTACAAAGGTAGGAAAGCTATTCTATAAATCCGTTTCcatgttaaataataataattaggtgcCGTCGGGTAAATGTAATGCTTACTAACCGAGTAGTTTTGTGAAATCTCATTGCACATAGATGATTCcacttagccaccaaggagtcaataaaTAGGCCTATGTGACGTCACCAGATTTCCCTATGTCTTCAGGTTTCGGGATATTTATTCTTATGttttaatattgatactgttattatcactgacatgTTATCATAATAGCTTTTAGAttgtagtgatactaataataattgcgaaaatcaaggaaaagatatagatataggttggGATAGTAAAggaatctatgtataaatacaaaaacgAAACTAAAACCACAGGGACATTTCCATTCCATGCTTGTCAGATTaacctctgtatgtatatatacacacacacacacacacacacacacacacacacatatatatatatatatgtatatatatatttaacatatataaacgaactttcatttacatcattataaaAACATTCTCTGTTGCTTCCCTTTCCATGGCTTTTCACTGACAAACGATACATCcgtccgtgcacacacacacacacacacacacacagatatatgtgtacacatatatgtatatatatatgtatatatatataaatatacatatatgtgtgtgtgtgtgcatgcgtgtgtgtgtgtgtgtgcgtgtgtttatatatgcatataaaaataaacataaacatatatatatacatatttttatatgcatatgtatataaatatttatatatatgtatatgtatacacacacacatatatatatatacatatatatatatatatatatatatatatatatgtgtgtgtgtgtgcgtgtttatgtactcacacacatatatatgtggaataGGTATAAAGACATCGACATACACTCCAATGTTTTAGAAATATATCCTTGTGTGCGAGTTTAAAATCTTACTTAAAGTGAGCCTTTAGACATATATTGTTGAGCATGTGAATAAGTTTTGTCAagctttattgttttttaaatttttttatacattcaaTTTCTCAATCGTCGTGATTCTGGAAAAGGGCTAACACTAAACATATAATTTAATTCACCTTTATTTACTAAAAGTAATTACGAATAGTACACAGTCTTGATTTCTTAACTCAGCCTGTCCTGCAAACAATGTAACATGCATATAAGAAACACTTTCAATACTTAATAAAAATGCTGGTGAACTTATGAGAAACAATTACATTTAAACAACATGTAGAATGCTGATGAACATATAGGAAAaacaatgttttatttttctaaactACTTTTGTTTTACGATTTTTTGCACCGCTTTATCGACTTTGTCAGCAGGAATGCCGGGGAAGAATTCCTTTATTTTGGCTGCCAGCACGTCCATCTCCACCTTCGTCTTGATATCCTTGTCCATGGGCCCAGCGAGAAGGCTCTGATTCTTGAAGGCCAATACCATCCTTTTGTCacctttctcctcactccctccttccttgggTAATAATCCCTTCTGGATTAGTGCGGTTTCAGTGGGGAAGCGAACGGCTCGGATGCACTGGAGAAAATCGCAAGACTCGTCCAAGTAAATCCTCTCCATGTGTGGTTGGAAGTACTCGAAGTCTACGGGTTTAAGTGTGAAGTGGAAGACTTGTCGCCACTCACCCCTCATCACCGGCTGTAATAAACGAGAAACCTTGTTAATACATCATACGAAAATACATATTTCGATCGCATTTACAGGTTTAATACAATACTCAGctgggcatatacatacataaacaaataaataaatatataaataagtatatataaatacatatataaatgttatatattttaaatatatataacatatatataatatatatataatatatatatatatatatatatatatatatatatatatatatatatggcatcatGCAGTGCCAGTTATTTAACACACTTTTTCCTCATCGATTGGGCAACAACACACATTTTCACCATCGAGTGTGGTATCTCCAGACCGGTGTAGCCTGATGACGTCTTCACCACTATATTCGTATCTATACTCCAGACCAGCGTGGTAATGTTCCACTGGGAGCTCTTTCAAGGGGATCATCTCCATGCTGGGGAAACCATTACCCACGTCGATAACGTAATTATCTCCTGGAAACCTGGAAGTGAACGGAGGTACAGTTCTCGTTTGGCAAGCATCAACATTACAACTCACAATTTTTTctagtttttcattttttgtccAACCAAccctacgtttttttttctagttttcggTTTTATTGATCGCAAGCcaattttattatatgtttgtgttattattgcttCTTGACattaaaacgtaaaaaaagacAGTAGAACATGTACAATACGTATATAATACCTTAGGTCACTGAGTAGAAGGATAACGTGAGAATGGTCATCTCCGTGTGCACTGTAGTTTCCTGTGTTGGTACAAAAGCATAAGCACAGCAGTATTAGATTAACTGCTGATCAAGGTGTATCCTTCTCTGATGTTATGTGACTTATTTTAATATACTATATGAAATCCCTATCAGAACTTGAAAATATTGTTGGAATATATTGATACATCATCTATCTCTGTAAATAAGAATACTGCATGAtcatattactgttttttatctCTTAGATTCTAAACGTCACACTATACTTGTATCTAAATTGAATTAGTTTTAGTATCTTACTAATTTGCAATAGGAAATGTTTCAAAATGTACATGTCGCCTGTCTTAAAATCACAAACTGCAGAAAAACAGTAagtgcagaaaaaaacaaacgaaccgTGACCTTTATAAAAGCAAACCAGCTCTCTGAATTTAATGTATTACGTATGTCATTGAGAATCACTATTTCCCCCGTTTCCTTGCTAATACATTAATAactaaataatcaaacaaatcataactaattaaacaaaaataaacaaataaatgaaaactaaataaacaaacaaacagtataaaCGAAATATATCACGTACCATCGAGCAAGTCAACTTTGAGACCGAGTGCTCgtagaaggagacagaagaagacgTTGAGGGTGAGGCACACACCACCTTCCATACTGAGTCCCGCCTCTACGATTTCCTCCAGTGTTGGGATATGGCGGTCCTCTACTGCCAGGCCCATCATGGTCACACACTGGTCACAACAAAGGATCTTTCAGTATTAATATGTTGAGTTTTAGGTTAAAAtacctgcgttttttttttttttttttttttcaatgcttgagttttctttcttttatgattGGGTTATTACAACGTTAAAATACAATCACTGAAATTAAGTAAAGGTATTTACTGTGCTTTGTTAGTACTGATGCCGAATAAAATGTGAAATGTTAATTGTAGCCAAATTaattatataagtaaattaatgttgataatcgtccaaaaatgataataaaatagtaaaaattgtgataatgattacaatgataatttcaCAActgcagtaaaaataatgataatagtaatcctcatcattgttacacatgcatatctttatcattatcactttattacaATTTAATCACAatctgtaattataattattactatataaaGAGTTTAatcttataaatataatgattaccagtgttaatgttaatatatatttttaaactaaTTATTTATACAGTGGTGATATTAATATCAGTAGCGGCAGAACTATAACGATAATACTCAGTGTCATCATGACCACAAAAACACAAGAACAAGTATAGATAAGGACACAGAGATAAAATTGACACTGACacaaaccatcatcatcaaaactgctacgataattataactattaatattaccatcttaCTACCACTGACGTCACAACAACTGACAAACGGACTTACTTGAAATGGTACTTGCTCCTGATATGCTTTGATAAGGTCTGTAATAAACTTGCAAGGATCCTGCTGAAGTTTCCCAAGGCCATTCTCCACCCCGAGCttgtttaagaaagaaagagcttTTTCTTGTGTTAAGAGGCTCACGTTGTCCATTATTTGCCTgcaaaacaatacatatatacattaaatgcaTACAGTAAATGGTAATAAAGCCATAAATGGTTGatgtaaatgtaaaattaatgtataaaaatgattttttttctgcaattaaTAAAATCCTATGCTTGAATTTATGtacgtgtatttttgtttttactatgctTTCTCTCAATAAAAGACTGACTGATATCTACCTATGCAGAAAAGCCACAACTCTCCTTACTTTATCTCGTGCAACTGAATGATGTCATCTTGTATTACATGGCACGTTTTCAGGGTTACTCTCAGTTGCCTAATCGTGATATTTCCTTT
This genomic interval carries:
- the LOC125025765 gene encoding uncharacterized protein LOC125025765 isoform X1, with the translated sequence MDNVSLLTQEKALSFLNKLGVENGLGKLQQDPCKFITDLIKAYQEQVPFQCVTMMGLAVEDRHIPTLEEIVEAGLSMEGGVCLTLNVFFCLLLRALGLKVDLLDGNYSAHGDDHSHVILLLSDLRFPGDNYVIDVGNGFPSMEMIPLKELPVEHYHAGLEYRYEYSGEDVIRLHRSGDTTLDGENVCCCPIDEEKPVMRGEWRQVFHFTLKPVDFEYFQPHMERIYLDESCDFLQCIRAVRFPTETALIQKGLLPKEGGSEEKGDKRMVLAFKNQSLLAGPMDKDIKTKVEMDVLAAKIKEFFPGIPADKVDKAVQKIVKQK
- the LOC125025765 gene encoding uncharacterized protein LOC125025765 isoform X2; amino-acid sequence: MDNVSLLTQEKALSFLNKLGVENGLGKLQQDPCKFITDLIKAYQEQVPFQCVTMMGLAVEDRHIPTLEEIVEAGLSMEGGVCLTLNVFFCLLLRALGLKVDLLDGNYSAHGDDHSHVILLLSDLRFPGDNYVIDVGNGFPSMEMIPLKELPVEHYHAGLEYRYEYSGEDVIRLHRSGDTTLDGENPVMRGEWRQVFHFTLKPVDFEYFQPHMERIYLDESCDFLQCIRAVRFPTETALIQKGLLPKEGGSEEKGDKRMVLAFKNQSLLAGPMDKDIKTKVEMDVLAAKIKEFFPGIPADKVDKAVQKIVKQK
- the LOC125025765 gene encoding uncharacterized protein LOC125025765 isoform X3 yields the protein MDNVSLLTQEKALSFLNKLGVENGLGKLQQDPCKFITDLIKAYQEQVPFQCVTMMGLAVEDRHIPTLEEIVEAGLSMEGGVCLTLNVFFCLLLRALGLKVDLLDGNYSAHGDDHSHVILLLSDLRFPGDNYVIDVGNGFPSMEMIPLKELPVEHYHAGLEYRYEYSGEDVIRLHRSGDTTLDAGDEG